A genomic stretch from Chelmon rostratus isolate fCheRos1 chromosome 14, fCheRos1.pri, whole genome shotgun sequence includes:
- the ubtd2 gene encoding ubiquitin domain-containing protein 2 isoform X2 codes for MTMALGRNQPLKRERPKWKSDYPMTEGQLRSKRDEFWDTAPAFEGRKEIWDALRAAASAFESNDHLLAQAILDGASITLPHGALTECYDELGNRYQLPVYCLSPPVNMIEERSEELDGSDPDSGAADPSMGSASDPASGGECQLRLRLSTGRDLRLGVRSTDTVGMMKRRLQSHEGVPATTQRWFFSGRPLTDRLRLDQLNISRDYVVQVILSQPPPPEPASTPGHTPEASGPVEGVAALPQEPTPVEN; via the exons ATGACCA TGGCTCTAGGGCGTAACCAGCCCCTGAAGAGAGAACGGCCTAAATGGAAAAGTGACTACCCGATGACTGAGGGCCAGCTGCGCAGCAAGAGAGATGAGTTCTGGGATACGGCGCCAGCATTCGAGGGCCGGAAGGAGATCTGGGACGCGCTGCGAGCTGCGGCCAGCGCCTTTGAGAGTAATGACCACCTGCTGGCTCAGGCCATCCTCGATGGAGCCAGCATCACACTGCCGCACG GCGCTCTGACTGAATGTTATGATGAACTGGGGAATCGATACCAGCTGCCAGTCTACTGCCTCTCTCCTCCCGTCAACATGATTGAAGAGCGTTCTGAAGAGCTTGACGGTTCAGATCCAGACTCCGGGGCCGCTGACCCGTCCATGGGCAGCGCTAGCGACCCCGCCTCAGGAGGAGAGTGCCAGCTTCGGCTCCGGCTCTCCACGGGTCGCGACCTCCGGCTGGGGGTCCGTTCCACGGACACGGTGGGCATGATGAAGCGTCGTCTACAAAGCCACGAGGGCGTGCCTGCCACAACCCAGCGCTGGTTTTTCTCAGGTCGgccactgacagacaggctACGCTTGGACCAACTCAACATCTCCAGAGACTATGTGGTGCAGGTCATCCTCAGCCAGCCGCCACCGCCAGAGCCGGCGTCAACACCAGGACACACACCGGAGGCCTCTGGGCCAGTGGAAGGAGTGGCTGCACTGCCGCAGGAGCCCACGCCGGTGGAGAATTAG
- the LOC121617060 gene encoding interleukin-12 subunit beta-like: MHSLILTVLCAALCCATSGTNQNNIETLMDNVLVLRVPYGVGTKVHVPLTCGEAYQNQPVFWKKNGMDLKPALQGNQVKVLVEEMDGGNYTCHLGPDGEYLNHTVILIQLDPDNRTVILEEKSPEEGHIYCSASNYKGSFHCTWTRTRSRPNAAVLLVKAERHMEKIPCELDADGSGIHCQDANCPSKEEQHRISLTIYIHSYSRLEAYTKAFYLREIVRPAELTNLHSTDGKLFSWSYPDSWEKPCTFYSLQFQVKVVHNGQSCRSEEHIMDTQTEEAKFEVNVKTRRYVFCVRAQDKYTSGPFSPWSYCTVNKHIVTC; this comes from the exons ATGCACTCATTGATCCTTACGGTCCtgtgtgctgcactgtgctgcgCCACCTCTGGCACCAACCAAAACAACATAGAGACTCTAATGGATAATG TTCTGGTCCTGAGGGTGCCTTACGGTGTGGGCACCAAGGTGCATGTTCCTCTGACCTGTGGAGAAGCTTATCAAAACCAGCCTGTGTTTTGGAAGAAAAACG GTATGGATCTTAAGCCAGCTCTGCAGGGGAACCAGGTCAAGGTCCtggtggaggagatggatggaggaaacTACACCTGTCATCTCGGCCCAGACGGAGAATACCTCAACCACACCGTGATCCTGATCCAGCTAGACCCAGACAACAGGACTGTCATACTGGAGGAAAAATCCCCTGAAGAAG GTCACATCTACTGTTCAGCATCTAACTACAAAGGCTCCTTCCACTGCACCTGGACAAGAACCAGGTCCAGACCCAACGCTGCTGTGCTCCTGGTGAAGGCAGAACG TCATATGGAGAAGATTCCCTGTGAGCTGGATGCTGATGGATCAGGGATTCACTGCCAGGATGCCAACTGCCCTTCCAAAGAGGAACAGCACCGCATCTCCCTCACCATTTACATCCATAGCTACTCTCGCCTCGAGGCCTACACGAAGGCTTTCTACCTGAGAGAGATTG TGAGGCCGGCAGAACTCACTAACCTGCACAGCACTGATGGGAAGCTGTTCAGCTGGAGCTACCCTGACTCCTGGGAGAAGCCCTGCACCTTCTACAGCCTGCAGTTCCAGGTCAAGGTGGTCCACAACGGACAGTCCTGTCGCAGTGAAGAGCACATAATG GACACCCAAACTGAGGAGGCTAAGTTTGAGGTCAATGTCAAAACCAGGAGGTATGTCTTCTGCGTGCGAGCTCAGGACAAATACACCAGTGGGCCGTTTAGCCCCTGGAGCTACTGCAC AGTGAACAAACATATCGTGACCTGCTAA
- the ubtd2 gene encoding ubiquitin domain-containing protein 2 isoform X1, with translation MGGCVGSHHDSSGSLNENSDGTGVALGRNQPLKRERPKWKSDYPMTEGQLRSKRDEFWDTAPAFEGRKEIWDALRAAASAFESNDHLLAQAILDGASITLPHGALTECYDELGNRYQLPVYCLSPPVNMIEERSEELDGSDPDSGAADPSMGSASDPASGGECQLRLRLSTGRDLRLGVRSTDTVGMMKRRLQSHEGVPATTQRWFFSGRPLTDRLRLDQLNISRDYVVQVILSQPPPPEPASTPGHTPEASGPVEGVAALPQEPTPVEN, from the exons ATGGGTGGCTGTGTCGGGAGCCACCACGACTCCTCGGGCAGCTTAAACGAGAACTCGGACGGCACCGGAG TGGCTCTAGGGCGTAACCAGCCCCTGAAGAGAGAACGGCCTAAATGGAAAAGTGACTACCCGATGACTGAGGGCCAGCTGCGCAGCAAGAGAGATGAGTTCTGGGATACGGCGCCAGCATTCGAGGGCCGGAAGGAGATCTGGGACGCGCTGCGAGCTGCGGCCAGCGCCTTTGAGAGTAATGACCACCTGCTGGCTCAGGCCATCCTCGATGGAGCCAGCATCACACTGCCGCACG GCGCTCTGACTGAATGTTATGATGAACTGGGGAATCGATACCAGCTGCCAGTCTACTGCCTCTCTCCTCCCGTCAACATGATTGAAGAGCGTTCTGAAGAGCTTGACGGTTCAGATCCAGACTCCGGGGCCGCTGACCCGTCCATGGGCAGCGCTAGCGACCCCGCCTCAGGAGGAGAGTGCCAGCTTCGGCTCCGGCTCTCCACGGGTCGCGACCTCCGGCTGGGGGTCCGTTCCACGGACACGGTGGGCATGATGAAGCGTCGTCTACAAAGCCACGAGGGCGTGCCTGCCACAACCCAGCGCTGGTTTTTCTCAGGTCGgccactgacagacaggctACGCTTGGACCAACTCAACATCTCCAGAGACTATGTGGTGCAGGTCATCCTCAGCCAGCCGCCACCGCCAGAGCCGGCGTCAACACCAGGACACACACCGGAGGCCTCTGGGCCAGTGGAAGGAGTGGCTGCACTGCCGCAGGAGCCCACGCCGGTGGAGAATTAG